TTTCCCATCGGATCCTCACCAACTTCCAGGCGCAAAGCGAAGGCGTGGACAGCGCGTTTGTCATCGATAAACTGCTCGAGAACATTGCCGACAAGGAAGCGGCAATGGCCACCCAGTAAACCGGTTCCAAACCGGCCCCACCATTTTGGAACAGGACGCTTACAGCGAAATTCTTGACGGTGATGTGCTTGGTCGCCTGAGCGGGCAATTTTTGCATGCGCGCCAGCCGATGGTGGGCAACATCGTCGGTCATCACAAAAGCCCGTACCGCGGCTCCAGCGTGGAGTTCGCCGAGTATCGCAAATATGTGCCGGGCGATGACCCGCGCCTGTTGGATTGGCGGGTGCTCGCGCGCACGGATCGCTACTTCATTCGCGAATTCGAGGCGGACACCAATTTGCGTTGCTATATCGTAGTGGACTGCAGCGCCAGTATGGCCTTCGGCGAAAAGGGGATGCGGAAATTCGACTACGCGCGCAAGATCGCCGCCACGCTGAGTTATATGCTTTCGCATCAAGGCGATGCGGTGGGCTTGCAGCTCTTCGATAACGGCGTGGCCTCGGACATCCCGCCGCGCCGGAACCCGCTGCACCTCAAGCACATCTTCGACACCTTGGCCAAAGCCAAGACACAAAACGAAACCGGCCTCGTGCAGGAACTGCATCAATTCGCCGAACGCATTCGCCAACGCGCGTTGGTGATTATTATTTCTGATTGCTTCTGCGATGTGGATGAGCTGCTCAACTGCTTTGAGCATTTGCATTTTCAGAAACACGACTTCGCGCTGTTCCATTTGCTGGATCCGTTGGAGCTGGATTTGGATCTCGACCGGCCTATTCGTTTTCAGGATATGGAAGGCAGCGACGTGTTGCTGGCTGAGCCGGAGATTATCCGTGAGCCGTACCTTGAGGCCGTGCAGGAATACCTCACCAAAATTCACGAAGGCTGCAACAAACACAACGCCGACTACCGGCGCGTGAGCACCGATCAACCCTATGACACCATCCTTGCCGACTTCCTGGTCGACCGCGAGATGCTCGCCAAAGGCCGCGCATGACGTTTCTAAATCCACTTATTTTATGGGGCCTGCCGCTGGTGTTTTTGCCGGTGCTTATTCACTTATTCAACCGGCTGCGCCATCGCAAACTGCCGTGGGCGGCGATGATGTTTTTACGCGTGGCCAACCGCAAATCCACCCGCTACGCGAAGCTGCGCCAATGGCTGGTGCTGCTCTTTCGGATGCTGGCGGTGTTTATGCTGCTCTTCGCGCTCAGCCGTCCGCTGGGTGGGAGCTGGATGGGAGGAATGATGTCGGGCAAACCGGATGTGGTGGTGGTGTTGCTGGATCGTTCGCCGAGTATGGACGGGCGCGTGGATGGTGAATCGCGCCTCGAAAAATCCCGTGAGTTGATCCTCAAAGGAATAGAGAAGTTTGACGATGGCACGCGAATCGCATTTATGGACGGCACCTCCACCTATGTACAGGAGGTGGAAAGTTTGGAGGCCTTAAAAAATATGATGAAAGGTGGAGTGAATGATACCGCTTCGGATTTAGCTTCGCAACTGGAGACAGCGCAGAAATGGTTTGAAACCGAAACCCCCGGCACCGGTGAGATTTGGATTGCCTCCGACTTGCAGGAAAGCAACTGGGATCCGGCCTCAAAGGAACGCTGGAAACAATTGGCCAGCAACTTCGAGGGGTTACCGCAAAAAGTTAGGGTAAGGTTGTTGGCCATGGATGAGCCACTGGCAAGCAACAATTCAGTGCGAGTTCAGGAGGTGCAACTGCATGACGAAGGCGAGCAAGCGGAATTGCAACTGGAAGTGGAAGTACTGCGCGACCAATCTGAGGGCGCGGAATTGATTGTGCCGGTGACGATTCATCTTGGCACCGAATCGCGCACGGTGGATTTAGATTTTAAGCTGGAAGGCACCCGCCACACGCAATACGTGAAACTGCCGATTGACAATCCCGCCCAAGGGGGTTGGGGTTGGGTGGAAATTCCGGATGACGATAACTCACGCGATAACCGCAGCTATTTCGTTTACGGTAGCCACGGGCGCGCAAGCACAGCGGTGACCGCGGAGGATTCCTACGTCAGTCGCTTCCTGCAAATGGCGGCTGCGCCCAACCCGGCCAACATTAACCAAGTCAGCCAGGCGATTCCTGTGGTGGGTCGTGCAGAGGCCGAATGGTCGGGTCATGCGATGGTATTGTGGCAGGGCGCGTTGCCCGAGGGCGACGTCGCCAAGGCATTGCTGGCCTATGCGGATTCCGGCGGCATGGTGGTTTGCTTTCCGGGACAGGTCGAAAGTGACACGGAATTTGCCGGCATCCGGTGGGGGGGC
The sequence above is drawn from the Limisphaerales bacterium genome and encodes:
- a CDS encoding DUF58 domain-containing protein; translated protein: MVGNIVGHHKSPYRGSSVEFAEYRKYVPGDDPRLLDWRVLARTDRYFIREFEADTNLRCYIVVDCSASMAFGEKGMRKFDYARKIAATLSYMLSHQGDAVGLQLFDNGVASDIPPRRNPLHLKHIFDTLAKAKTQNETGLVQELHQFAERIRQRALVIIISDCFCDVDELLNCFEHLHFQKHDFALFHLLDPLELDLDLDRPIRFQDMEGSDVLLAEPEIIREPYLEAVQEYLTKIHEGCNKHNADYRRVSTDQPYDTILADFLVDREMLAKGRA
- a CDS encoding BatA domain-containing protein: MTFLNPLILWGLPLVFLPVLIHLFNRLRHRKLPWAAMMFLRVANRKSTRYAKLRQWLVLLFRMLAVFMLLFALSRPLGGSWMGGMMSGKPDVVVVLLDRSPSMDGRVDGESRLEKSRELILKGIEKFDDGTRIAFMDGTSTYVQEVESLEALKNMMKGGVNDTASDLASQLETAQKWFETETPGTGEIWIASDLQESNWDPASKERWKQLASNFEGLPQKVRVRLLAMDEPLASNNSVRVQEVQLHDEGEQAELQLEVEVLRDQSEGAELIVPVTIHLGTESRTVDLDFKLEGTRHTQYVKLPIDNPAQGGWGWVEIPDDDNSRDNRSYFVYGSHGRASTAVTAEDSYVSRFLQMAAAPNPANINQVSQAIPVVGRAEAEWSGHAMVLWQGALPEGDVAKALLAYADSGGMVVCFPGQVESDTEFAGIRWGGLHATQTEQGRDYPSWREMVAAQGEADHLGPRVVSWEEGEGPLARTEEGYSLPIDSLYFSQRRSIEGDGIVLASIARDSNPERKAEPFMVRKVRGKGQIIFIGTTPSDQWSSLNFSIVMPIMLQRMVTAGAAAGSGRFSSDRMLSAGDDPSRTGERWVSVGGEEGESRDYNTEAGVYRLGIRVVAVNRPEREDLAPSLGGDKAVALFGEMPVALFSEKREGTAGDPKEIWKWFLALMAVALLVEGFLILPKSTDERVVISRPTTGKVTAEAK